Part of the Planctomycetota bacterium genome is shown below.
CGGCTTGACGACCGTCGAGATGCCATAGCCCAGGCCGACGAGCGCTTTTCGCTTGCCGACACGGTCGGAGACGAACCCCGACGCGATGGTGACGAAACTCGTGATGCCGTCGCGCAGGCCTTCGATGATGCCGACCCAGACAAACCCGCCGCCCAAGAGGGCAATGAAGAACGGCACGGTCCAGTACATCATGTCGGTCGAGACGTCCGCCAGGAAGGAGACGACGCCCAGGACGATGACGTTCCGCGGCAGGGAGGCTTTGAGTTGCTCAGCCAGGCCGGTCCTGCGCGGTTCAGTTGTTTCCGGTTCCGCCACCCGTGCAACTCCTCAGCCGCCCGACAAGAAACCCTCGGCACGGCATCTTTTTATTTCTTCTGCGCGGCGGTTCTCCTGAACCGCCGCGCACAGCCAAGCACACTTTGCGCGGTGGGCACGGAGACCCACCGCGCAAAACCTTACTTTCTCCCTGCCGCGTTGCCGTCCCATAG
Proteins encoded:
- a CDS encoding MFS transporter, yielding MAEPETTEPRRTGLAEQLKASLPRNVIVLGVVSFLADVSTDMMYWTVPFFIALLGGGFVWVGIIEGLRDGITSFVTIASGFVSDRVGKRKALVGLGYGISTVVKP